Within the Thermosynechococcaceae cyanobacterium Okahandja genome, the region GTACTCCGAATTCTGGCCTTGACTTTAACTAATGAGGGGTTCGGGGAGCGATAAGTCCCGCGCTGGTCGGGATACATGGACTCCCCGCGCTTGTCTCTGGGGTTAGATACCCTAGAGACAAGCATTTACCATCGGCTACAAGTCGTGGTGAAATACAACTATGCTGACCCTGAACTACACCTACCGCATCTATCCAAGTGCCGCACAACAAACTGAACTGCTGGACTGGCTTGAGACGTGCAGAGGCGTGTATAACTACGCTTTGCGCGAACTCAAAGACTGGATGGCTGCCCGGAAGTGTCCAATAGACCGATGCTCGTTGGAAAAAGAATACATCATTCCCGCCGATGAGCCGTTTCCGTCTTATCACCGTCAGCAAAACAACCTGCCCAAAGCCAAGAAGCAATTCCCTCATTTGGGCAGGGTACATTCTCAGGTGTTGCAGACGACAATTCGTCGGTTGCACGATACTTGGGAAGCGTTTCAGAAGCGTGGACACGGGTTTCCGCGCTTCAAAAAAGCCGGTCAGTTCAAGTCCTTTGTGTTTCCTCAGTTCAAGGACAACCCTATCAAGAGCAATGTTATCAAGCTGCCCAAGATCGGGGAAGTGCGTATCAACCTGCATCGCCCTATTCCTGACGGGTTCACGGTGAAGCAGGTGAGAGTTGTGTCCAGAGTACGGGGGACGCAATGGTACGTTGTGGTCAGTATCCAATCAGATGTGTCGGTTCCTGACCCTCCGGTTCATGGTCGAGCCATTGGCATTGACCTTGGATTGGAGCGATTCTTAACCCTTTCGGATGGTAGTTTCTACAAGCGATCCAAGTTGTTCAAGTCGGAGCAAGGCAAGCTGAAATTGCTGCAACGCAGGGCGGCGAGAAAACAAAAAGGGTCTCGAAACTGGGAAAAGGCTCAAACGAAAGTGGCTAAACAGCACCATCGGATAGCGAACCGTCGGAAAGATTTTCATCTGAAGACAGCACATCAGTTGTGCGATCACGCTCAAACGATTTTCGTAGAAGACCTCAGCGCCAAAAGATTGGTTAGAGGAATGCTACGAAAAGATTGCGTGGATGCCGCTTTTGGACAATTTTTGTCTCTGCTGGCGTGGGTGTGTTGGAAGCGAGGCGTGTACTTTGCCAAAGTCGATCCCAACGGCACCAGCCAAACCTGTCCAAGGTGTTTCGCTACGGTCAAGAAGCCGCTGAGCGTTCGAGAACATGATTGTCCAGAATGCGGGTATCGGACGCATCGTGACCATGCAGCTGCAGAGATGGTGTTGCATCGTGGATTAGAAAATGTAGTAGCCCAAGGACGCTGGGGAAGGGAAACCGCCTGTCAAGTCGGTCTGTCGGGGGTCATTGACCTAGACAAGTGGCGTGGGGCAGGAATGCCCAATCGTGAGGTTGGGAATCCCGCGCTGTAGTTCAGCGTGGGAGGATGTCACTTGCTCTTCAGGAGGGTAATCTGTAGCCGTTGCTACTAGCTAGATATCTAGGCTCTCTAATGCCAGTTGGGGGCCATAGGTCTCAATAAATTCCCGCCGCGGGGCAACGCGATCGCCCATGAGAATGGTAAAAATGCGATCGGCTTCCGCCGCATCCTCAATTTCCACCAGCTTGAGCATCCGCGTTTCGGGGTTCATGGTGGTCTCCCATAGCTGCTCCGGCATCATTTCCCCTAGCCCCTTAAAACGCTGAATCGTGTAGTTGGCATTTTCAGGGAAGGTGGCAAGCTGCTGTTGCAGTTCGCGATCGCTATAGCAATAAAAATGCTGTCGCCCCCGCTCCACCTTATAGAGTGGTGGACAGGCAATATAGACAAAGCCGCGGTTAATCAGTTCCTGCTGGTAACGATAGAAAAACGTCAGCAGTAAGGTACGGATATGGGAGCCATCCACATCCGCATCGGTCATCAGGATCACCTTATGGTAGCGTAGCTTCGCCGGATCAAATTCCTCCCCCTTGACCCCTAGCCCCAAGGCCGTAATGAGGGCTTGCACCTCATTATTTTTATAGATTTTGGCATCATCAGTCTTCTCAATGTTGAGGATTTTACCCCGCAGCGGCAGAATGGCTTGGAAGCGGCGATCGCGTCCCTGTTTGGCACTATTGTGGACAAATACACCACTCGCTAAAGCAAAGTTATGGGTACCCGGAACCTCTAGATCATAGACATCAACCCTCTCAGCTAGCAGTTCCACCGAGATCACGCGATGATTATAGTTTTCTACGGCTACAAATGCTTGCTCAGGATTGCCATTCAAGTATCGCTCACAGAAGGTTTCAAACCGTAACAATGATTTATCTTTAGTTTGGCAACGATACTGCTGATAAGCAAGTAAATCAATTTCTCCTTTTTCCCGTTCAATTTGCTTAAGGGCAGTAATCGTCTTTGTGAAGTAAGTTTTCGAGAGTGACTGGTATCGTTTTTCACGGGATTCTGGTGTCCATTGCTGCCGTGTTTTTTCCTTTCGCCACTTCCGCAAGGCTGGATCAGACCACTGAATAATTGCATTTTCAGAATAGATCTTCCTTAGTTCGGGATGCTGAGCAAAGTAAGTTCTGACACGATCAGATTGAGTTTGACGATGCAGTGGATCACTCCAATAGAGTGATTGATTTTGGTTAAGTCGCTTACGGGTGGCTTCCTGATAATCAGGATGCGTTAGATAAAATTTCTGCCATTTTGACTTCATCAGATCTTTATAGGCCGTATTCTGCCACTGCCGCTTAGCATTCTCAGAAAGTTTTTCCACCGTTTCCGCTTGCCGCATTCGATCGCGCATTTGCTGCCGAAACTCATCGCTTTGACGTATTTGGCGAAATTTCTCTTTGACTTCTGGACGGTGAAGTGTCTCTGCTACATGGTGGCGGTGCAATTGTAGATGGAGTTCTGCTGGTAACCGCGTCAGATTGGTTGGATTATTGTTGCGTTTGTTAAAGTCAATATGATGGCAGTGATCTCCAGACTCTAGTGTATAGTAACCTTGCCAACGGTTGTACCAGTCAGCAATGACATGGGTAAACAGCCATGAATCAGAGCGCGGATCCCAGACCATCTCATACCCATCAATAGTAATACCCGGCTCACGACTATCCGAGAGCTTACGATACAACGGCATTAGAGAATCGTTAGGGGTTAGATCAATCGCCTGCTTGTACTCACCTGTGCGTAGCATAAAGCGATGATCCGGTGTACAAATAATCTCCTCACCATTATCAAGCGTAACTTTAACCACTGGACTATTTTGTTTGGTTTTGCGTACATGCAACAGACGCTCAATGCCGATGGTGCCATCTTGGCGAATGGTATAGCCAAAGTGCTCCTTGCCTTGGGCTTG harbors:
- a CDS encoding transposase, with product MLTLNYTYRIYPSAAQQTELLDWLETCRGVYNYALRELKDWMAARKCPIDRCSLEKEYIIPADEPFPSYHRQQNNLPKAKKQFPHLGRVHSQVLQTTIRRLHDTWEAFQKRGHGFPRFKKAGQFKSFVFPQFKDNPIKSNVIKLPKIGEVRINLHRPIPDGFTVKQVRVVSRVRGTQWYVVVSIQSDVSVPDPPVHGRAIGIDLGLERFLTLSDGSFYKRSKLFKSEQGKLKLLQRRAARKQKGSRNWEKAQTKVAKQHHRIANRRKDFHLKTAHQLCDHAQTIFVEDLSAKRLVRGMLRKDCVDAAFGQFLSLLAWVCWKRGVYFAKVDPNGTSQTCPRCFATVKKPLSVREHDCPECGYRTHRDHAAAEMVLHRGLENVVAQGRWGRETACQVGLSGVIDLDKWRGAGMPNREVGNPAL
- the gyrB gene encoding DNA topoisomerase (ATP-hydrolyzing) subunit B, with protein sequence MTAEYSSAQLRVLKGLEPVRTRPGMYIGSTGPKGLHHLVYEVVDNAVDEALAGYCSTILVQINADGSVTVTDDGRGIPTDTHPDTGVSGVETVMTVLHAGGKFGDGGYKVSGGLHGVGVSVVNALSEWLEVTVWRNGAMHHQRYERGVPITPLEKTPDPTGRRGTSVTFFPDRQIFTETIDFDAKVLMTRLRELAYLNAGIRIEFKDLRPTPALSETYCYEGGIREYVRYMVQEKDPLHPEIIYVQGEKNDVQVEAALQWCADAYSENLLGFANNIRTVDGGTHMEGLKAVLTRTLNTLGRKRNKLKENDANLAGENIREGLTAIISVKVPNPEFEGQTKTKLGNTEVRGIVDSIVGEALTEYLDFHPSVTDTILEKAIQAFNAAEAARRAREMVRRKSVLESSTLPGKLADCSSRDPAESEIFIVEGDSAGGCFAGETKVALADGRCLSFLELMAEQAQGKEHFGYTIRQDGTIGIERLLHVRKTKQNSPVVKVTLDNGEEIICTPDHRFMLRTGEYKQAIDLTPNDSLMPLYRKLSDSREPGITIDGYEMVWDPRSDSWLFTHVIADWYNRWQGYYTLESGDHCHHIDFNKRNNNPTNLTRLPAELHLQLHRHHVAETLHRPEVKEKFRQIRQSDEFRQQMRDRMRQAETVEKLSENAKRQWQNTAYKDLMKSKWQKFYLTHPDYQEATRKRLNQNQSLYWSDPLHRQTQSDRVRTYFAQHPELRKIYSENAIIQWSDPALRKWRKEKTRQQWTPESREKRYQSLSKTYFTKTITALKQIEREKGEIDLLAYQQYRCQTKDKSLLRFETFCERYLNGNPEQAFVAVENYNHRVISVELLAERVDVYDLEVPGTHNFALASGVFVHNSAKQGRDRRFQAILPLRGKILNIEKTDDAKIYKNNEVQALITALGLGVKGEEFDPAKLRYHKVILMTDADVDGSHIRTLLLTFFYRYQQELINRGFVYIACPPLYKVERGRQHFYCYSDRELQQQLATFPENANYTIQRFKGLGEMMPEQLWETTMNPETRMLKLVEIEDAAEADRIFTILMGDRVAPRREFIETYGPQLALESLDI